A part of Ursus arctos isolate Adak ecotype North America chromosome X, UrsArc2.0, whole genome shotgun sequence genomic DNA contains:
- the CT83 gene encoding kita-kyushu lung cancer antigen 1, whose product MSMLLVLLGGILFAFLFVFWKSRFQSSVAEMSSNSTSLALVRPTSSTGSTKSNTDKSLSVISLSRDILINSPHTITMQKRMLVNLRIVEYKLAELEHFLVIKGLNGALVNWKSDRLRECNDSGGNH is encoded by the exons ATGAGCATGCTGTTGGTTCTACTGGGAGGCAtcctgtttgcttttctgtttgtcttctgGAAAAGCCGCTTTCAG AGCAGCGTTGCTGAAATGTCATCAAATTCGACTTCTCTTGCACTAGTAAGACCAACCTCTTCTACTGGGTCAACTAAGAGCAATACTGATAAGAGTCTTTCAGTCATCAGCCTCTCTCGGGATATCTTAATTAATTCCCCACACACGATAACCATGCAGAAGCGAATGTTGGTAAACCTCAGGATCGTGGAATACAAGCTGGCTGAATTGGAACATTTCCTAGTTATCAAGGGTTTAAATGGTGCATTAGTTAACTGGAAATCTGACAGGCTTAGAGAATGTAATGACAGTGGAGGCAATCATTAA